In a genomic window of Brassica rapa cultivar Chiifu-401-42 chromosome A10, CAAS_Brap_v3.01, whole genome shotgun sequence:
- the LOC103846144 gene encoding pathogenesis-related protein PR-1, whose product MQTITVQGHQLPTPYVPKPWMMDPTSGIQACLSASYYFETAGSGSSWAPGFAVHSWIVEGSSYNFNTNSCDGSEMCGHYTQIVWRDTKKLECASVVCENGAGVFITCNYDPPGNYVGRETLLRESL is encoded by the exons ATGCAGACTATTACGGTCCAAGGCCACCAGTTACCTACCCCCTACGTCCCTAAGCCATGGATGATGGATCCCACTTCTGGGATCCAAGCCTGTTTATCGGCCTCTTACTACTTCGAGACTGCTG GAAGTGGCTCGAGCTGGGCACCAGGATTTGCGGTGCATTCATGGATCGTTGAAGGCAGCTCCTACAACTTCAACACCAACTCGTGTGATGGAAGTGAAATGTGTGGTCACTACACTCAGATAGTGTGGCGTGACACCAAAAAGCTCGAGTGCGCAAGTGTAGTCTGTGAGAACGGTGCTGGAGTTTTCATCACTTGTAACTACGACCCTCCGGGTAACTACGTTGGCCGAGAAACCTTACTAAGGGAAAGTCTATAA
- the LOC103845196 gene encoding CBL-interacting serine/threonine-protein kinase 21 isoform X2: MGLFGTKKIGKYEIGRTIGEGNFAKVKLGYDTTNGTYVAVKIIDKSLVIQKGLESQVKREIRTMKLLNHPNIVQIHEVIGTKTKICIVMEYVAGGQLSDKLERHRMKESDARKLFQQLIDAVDYCHNRGVYHRDLKPQNLLIDSKGNLKVSDFGLSAVPKSGDMLSTACGSPCYIAPELIMNKGYSGAAVDVWSCGVILFELLAGYPPFDDHTLPILYKKILRADYTFPPGFTGEQKRLIFNILDPNPQTRITLAEIIIQDSWFKLGYTPAYHQVSDSVKENVAEINAATASSNFINAFQIIAMSSDLDLSGLFEEQDDKRYKTRIGSKNTAQETIKKIEAAAIDVSLSVERIKHFKVKIQPKEIRSRSSYDLLSAEVIEVTPTNCVIEISKSAGELRLYMEFCQSLSSLLTAEVS, from the exons ATGGGTTTGTTTGGGACCAAGAAGATCGGCAAGTACGAGATAGGAAGGACGATCGGAGAAGGGAACTTCGCAAAAGTGAAACTTGGTTACGACACGACCAATGGTACCTACGTAGCTGTCAAAATCATAGACAAGTCTCTGGTTATCCAAAAGGGTCTAGAGTCTCAAGTCAAGAGAGAGATAAGGACTATGAAGCTTCTTAACCATCCCAACATCGTACAGATACACGAGGTGATCGGGACCAAGACAAAGATCTGTATTGTGATGGAGTACGTGGCAGGTGGTCAGCTTTCAGACAAACTTGAAAGACATAGGATGAAAGAATCAGATGCAAGAAAGCTTTTCCAACAATTGATTGATGCCGTTGACTACTGTCATAACAGAGGAGTTTACCACAGAGATCTTAAG CCACAAAACTTGCTAATAGATTCAAAGGGTAATCTCAAAGTCTCTGACTTTGGACTAAGTGCAGTTCCTAAA TCAGGGGATATGCTCTCTACAGCTTGTGGATCTCCATGCTATATAGCACCTGAG CTTATTATGAACAAAGGGTACTCAGGAGCAGCAGTGGATGTGTGGTCTTGTGGAGTGATTCTGTTTGAGTTGCTTGCTGGTTATCCACCGTTCGATGATCATACTCTTCCTATCTTGTATAAGAAGATACTCAGAGCAGATTACACGTTCCCACCTGGTTTCACTGGAGAGCAAAAGAGGCTAATCTTTAACATTCTTGACCCAAATCCTCAAACG CGTATAACACTAGCTGAGATAATCATCCAAGATTCTTGGTTCAAGTTAGGTTATACACCAGCTTATCATCAAGTTTCAGACTCAGTCAAAGAGAATGTAGCGGAGATAAATGCAGCAACCGCGTCTTCAAATTTCATAAACGCGTTTCAGATAATAGCAATGTCTAGTGATCTAGATTTGTCAGGTCTCTTCGAAGAACAA GATGATAAGAGATATAAAACAAGAATTGGGTCCAAGAACACAGCACAAGAAACAATCAAGAAGATTGAAGCTGCTGCAATTGATGTTAGTTTATCGGTTGAAAGAATAAAGCACTTCAAg GTTAAGATTCAGCCAAAAGAGATAAGATCAAGATCTTCTTATGACTTATTATCAGCAGAGGTGATCGAGGTGACTCCAACCAATTGTGTAATAGAAATATCAAAATCCGCAGGGGAGTTAAGACTATACATGGAG TTTTGCCAGAGTTTATCTAGCTTACTTACAGCCGAAGTAAGCTAA
- the LOC103845196 gene encoding CBL-interacting serine/threonine-protein kinase 21 isoform X1: protein MGLFGTKKIGKYEIGRTIGEGNFAKVKLGYDTTNGTYVAVKIIDKSLVIQKGLESQVKREIRTMKLLNHPNIVQIHEVIGTKTKICIVMEYVAGGQLSDKLERHRMKESDARKLFQQLIDAVDYCHNRGVYHRDLKPQNLLIDSKGNLKVSDFGLSAVPKSGDMLSTACGSPCYIAPELIMNKGYSGAAVDVWSCGVILFELLAGYPPFDDHTLPILYKKILRADYTFPPGFTGEQKRLIFNILDPNPQTRITLAEIIIQDSWFKLGYTPAYHQVSDSVKENVAEINAATASSNFINAFQIIAMSSDLDLSGLFEEQVKDDDKRYKTRIGSKNTAQETIKKIEAAAIDVSLSVERIKHFKVKIQPKEIRSRSSYDLLSAEVIEVTPTNCVIEISKSAGELRLYMEFCQSLSSLLTAEVS, encoded by the exons ATGGGTTTGTTTGGGACCAAGAAGATCGGCAAGTACGAGATAGGAAGGACGATCGGAGAAGGGAACTTCGCAAAAGTGAAACTTGGTTACGACACGACCAATGGTACCTACGTAGCTGTCAAAATCATAGACAAGTCTCTGGTTATCCAAAAGGGTCTAGAGTCTCAAGTCAAGAGAGAGATAAGGACTATGAAGCTTCTTAACCATCCCAACATCGTACAGATACACGAGGTGATCGGGACCAAGACAAAGATCTGTATTGTGATGGAGTACGTGGCAGGTGGTCAGCTTTCAGACAAACTTGAAAGACATAGGATGAAAGAATCAGATGCAAGAAAGCTTTTCCAACAATTGATTGATGCCGTTGACTACTGTCATAACAGAGGAGTTTACCACAGAGATCTTAAG CCACAAAACTTGCTAATAGATTCAAAGGGTAATCTCAAAGTCTCTGACTTTGGACTAAGTGCAGTTCCTAAA TCAGGGGATATGCTCTCTACAGCTTGTGGATCTCCATGCTATATAGCACCTGAG CTTATTATGAACAAAGGGTACTCAGGAGCAGCAGTGGATGTGTGGTCTTGTGGAGTGATTCTGTTTGAGTTGCTTGCTGGTTATCCACCGTTCGATGATCATACTCTTCCTATCTTGTATAAGAAGATACTCAGAGCAGATTACACGTTCCCACCTGGTTTCACTGGAGAGCAAAAGAGGCTAATCTTTAACATTCTTGACCCAAATCCTCAAACG CGTATAACACTAGCTGAGATAATCATCCAAGATTCTTGGTTCAAGTTAGGTTATACACCAGCTTATCATCAAGTTTCAGACTCAGTCAAAGAGAATGTAGCGGAGATAAATGCAGCAACCGCGTCTTCAAATTTCATAAACGCGTTTCAGATAATAGCAATGTCTAGTGATCTAGATTTGTCAGGTCTCTTCGAAGAACAAGTAAAAGAC GATGATAAGAGATATAAAACAAGAATTGGGTCCAAGAACACAGCACAAGAAACAATCAAGAAGATTGAAGCTGCTGCAATTGATGTTAGTTTATCGGTTGAAAGAATAAAGCACTTCAAg GTTAAGATTCAGCCAAAAGAGATAAGATCAAGATCTTCTTATGACTTATTATCAGCAGAGGTGATCGAGGTGACTCCAACCAATTGTGTAATAGAAATATCAAAATCCGCAGGGGAGTTAAGACTATACATGGAG TTTTGCCAGAGTTTATCTAGCTTACTTACAGCCGAAGTAAGCTAA
- the LOC103845198 gene encoding uncharacterized protein LOC103845198: protein MGSATSVNLARSEEENPSLTQRESSPIAQDGEESKTLVEDSNETKEKEVEDGEECSFCTYIKAGECKESWIELEKCLDEAKKKDGESDVTKCKEARKMFKTCIYDNPVHYEPVIAAETYMFAKMLSDLQAKKEAVLVDKAQVVAKMLSELKAEKEAILSGDAASIVKALSKLQKEEDETINIMPAEAAAIAKKFSELEAKKKEKEEK, encoded by the coding sequence ATGGGAAGTGCAACTTCTGTGAACCTCGCTAGAAGCGAAGAAGAGAATCCATCGCTAACTCAGAGAGAGTCATCGCCTATTGCACAAGACGGGGAGGAGTCTAAAACCCTAGTTGAAGATTCGAATGAAACAAAGGAAAAAGAAGTTGAAGATGGTGAAGAGTGCAGTTTTTGCACATACATAAAGGCAGGTGAGTGCAAGGAATCATGGATTGAATTGGAGAAGTGTTTGGATGAAGCCAAGAAGAAGGACGGTGAAAGTGACGTCACGAAGTGCAAGGAGGCGAGAAAGATGTTCAAGACTTGTATTTATGACAACCCTGTCCACTATGAGCCCGTTATTGCTGCGGAAACTTATATGTTCGCCAAGATGTTAAGCGATCTTCAAGCCAAAAAGGAGGCCGTTCTTGTTGACAAGGCTCAAGTGGTTGCGAAGATGTTAAGCGAACTGAAAGCGGAAAAAGAGGCCATTCTTTCTGGTGATGCTGCTTCCATTGTTAAAGCGTTAAGCAAGTTGCAAAAAGAGGAGGATGAGACCATTAACATTATGCCCGCTGAGGCTGCAGCGATTGCAAAGAAGTTTAGCGAGTTGGAAGCGAAAaagaaggagaaggaagaaAAGTGA
- the LOC103845199 gene encoding xylose isomerase — protein sequence MKKLCLFMILVCLNAASFLVSAESQTCPADLGGKCSDSDDWQGEFFPGIPQIRYEGPSSKNPLAYRWYNAEEEVLGKKMKDWFRFSVAFWHTFRGTGGDPFGAATKYWPWEDGTNSVSMAKRRMRANFEFLKKLGVDWWCFHDRDIAPDGNTLEESNKNLDEVIELAKELQKGSKIRPLWGTAQLFLHPRYMHGGATSSEVGVYAYAAAQVKKAMEVTHYLGGENYVFWGGREGYQTLLNTDMERELDHMARFFEAAVAYKKKIGFNGTLLIEPKPQEPTKHQYDWDAATAANFLRKYGLINEFKLNIECNHATLSGHTCHHELETARINGLLGNIDANTGDAQTGWDTDQFLTDVGEATMVMMSVIKNGGIAPGGFNFDAKLRRESTDVEDLFIAHISGMDTVARGLRNAAKILEEGRLSELVGKRYSSWDSELGKQIEEGKADFEYLEKKAKEFGEPKVPSAKQELAEMIFQSAM from the exons ATGAAGAAATTGTGTCTCTTTATGATCCTTGTCTGCTTAAACGCAGCGTCGTTTCTAGTG TCTGCTGAGTCACAAACGTGTCCTGCTGATTTGGGAGGGAAGTGCAGTGATTCTGATGATTGGCAAGGAGAGTTCTTCCCTGGAATCCCTCAGATTAGATATGAG GGACCTTCTAGCAAGAACCCACTTGCTTACAGGTGGTATAACGCTGAAGAGGAGGTTCTTGGCAAGAAAATGAAG gATTGGTTTAGATTCAGTGTTGCGTTTTGGCATACATTCCGTGGGACTGGAGGTGACCCATTTGGTGCTGCTACTAAGTATTGGCCCTGGGAAGATGGTACCAACTCTGTCTCTATGGCTAAGAGAAGAA TGAGAGCCAACTTTGAGTTCTTGAAGAAACTTGGAGTTGATTGGTGGTGTTTCCATGACAGAGACATTGCCCCTGATGGCAACACTCTTGAG GAATCTAACAAAAATTTGGATGAGGTTATCGAACTCGCCAAAGAACTCCAAAAG GGAAGCAAGATCAGACCATTGTGGGGAACAGCTCAGCTATTCTTGCATCCTCGTTACATGCACGGAGGAGCAACCAGCTCTGAGGTTGGAGTCTATGCTTACGCCGCTGCTCAGGTGAAGAAAGCCATGGAAGTGACACATTACCTGGGAGGTGAAAACTATGTTTTCTGGGGTGGCCGTGAAGGTTACCAGACGCTCTTGAACACTGATATGGAAAGAGAGCTTGATCATATGGCCAGGTTCTTTGAAGCTGCTGTTGCTTACAAGAAGAAGATTGGATTCAACG GCACGCTTTTAATCGAGCCAAAGCCTCAAGAACCGACCAAGCACCAGTATGACTGGGATGCTGCAACAGCTGCCAACTTCCTGAGGAAATATGGTCTTATTAACGAGTTTAAACTCAACATTGAGTGTAACCACGCCACGCTCTCTGGTCACACGTGTCATCACGAGCTTGAAACTGCGAGAATCAATGGTTTACTTGGGAACATTGATGCAAACACTGGCGATGCTCAAACTG GATGGGATACAGATCAGTTTCTAACAGATGTTGGAGAAGCAACCATGGTTATGATGAGTGTCATAAAAAAT GGTGGGATTGCTCCAGGAGGCTTCAACTTCGACGCCAAACT GAGAAGAGAGAGTACAGATGTTGAAGACTTGTTCATTGCTCATATTAGTGGAATGGACACAGTCGCTCGTGGACTGAGAAATGCAGCCAAGATCTTGGAG GAGGGACGTCTAAGTGAATTGGTGGGCAAGAGATACTCAAGTTGGGACTCTGAACTTGGGAAGCAAATAGAAGAAGGCAAAGCTGATTTTGAGTATCTTGAAAAGAAGGCTAAAGAGTTTGGAGAACCAAAGGTTCCTTCTGCTAAACAG GAACTTGCTGAGATGATCTTCCAGTCAGCAATGTAA